CCTCGTCGGCGACATCGACCTGGACGGCGATGGCTTGTCCGCCGGCCTCCACGATCTCATCCGCCACGGCCTGCGCGCCATCGCCATTAAGGTCGGCGACGACGATGGCCGCACCCGCCGCAGCAAGGCCCAGCGCATAGGCGCGGCCGATGGAATTGCCACGCCCGCCGGCGCCGGTGATGATCGCGACTTTGCCATCCAGGCGAAACTGGTCGAGGTTGAAGGACATGGCACAGGTCTCCGTGAATCAATCGCCGCACGCGGCGGACAGGAAAGGGGTGGCGGCTTGGGACAGGGCTTGGGCGCCCGCATCGTCAGGAAGGCTGGACATCAACAGGCCGACATCCTTGCGCAGCAGCGGCGCGCCATGGGCAAAGGCGTGGGGAGTCGGCAAGCGGGCATAAACCTCGAAACCGAAGCTGCGGCCGCTGCTCGCCGCGATAAGCGCGCGCAGCGCAGCGCCGTCGAGATCGAGCGCCGCTGCCGCCTGCATCGCCGCATGGGCCAGACCCATATTGGCCGCCATCAGCGCATTGTTGACGATCTTGGCCCGTTGTCCCGCGCCGACATCGCCCATGCGCACGATCAGGCCGCCAAAGCTTTCCAGCACCGGCCGGGCCGCTTCATAGGTTTCGACCAGACCACCGCACATGACCGTCAGCGTGCCTGCAGCCGCGCCCGGCCCGCCACCGCTGACCGGCGCGTCAAGGAAGGCGATGCCCCGTTCCGCACAGCGTTCCGCCAGGCGCGTGCAACTGTCCGGCAGGATGGTCGAATGAATGACGACACGGCTGCCCGGCCGCATCGCCGGCAACAGTTGATCGATGATCGCGGAGACGCCGGCATCGTCGACCACGCAAATGCCGACATGATCGCACGTCGCGCCCAACGTCGCCACATCGGGTACGGCGGTCGCACCGAACGCGAGAAAGGGTTCCAGCGCCTCCGGCCGCCTGGCCCACAGGGTGAGAGGATAGCCTGCCGCCGCTATACGCCGCGCCATGGGACCGCCCTGGCTACCCAGGCCGATGAAGCCGACCCGTTCCAGCCCGCTCATCCTGCCGTGATCCCGGCATCGATCGAGATGCAGTTGCCATGATAGCCACGCCCCGCCGGTGATGCGAGCAATGCCACCATGTCCGCCACGTCATCGACCTCGACGGTACCGCGCATACCCGAAAAACGCTTGAGCAGCTCAAAATCACAGCCCTCGGGCGGCCGGAAATTGGTGGCGATATTGGTGATCATGCCACCGGGCGCGACGGCGTTGATGCGGATCGGCTGCTTCTGATACTCCATCGCCATCGCCTTGGTAAGGTTGAGGAGCCCCGCCTTCGACGCGCAATAGGCAGCGGCATAGGCCTCGCCGATGAAAGCGGCCGAGGAGACGACATTCACGATCGCGCCATTGGTCTTCAGCAGATGCGGAATGGCCGCCTGCGACAGCAGGAAAGGCGCGGTCAGGTTGACCGCCAGCGTCCTGTCCCAAAGCGGCCGGGGCATTTCGGGCGTATTGGCGAGATAGATAAGCCCCGCCACATTGCACAGCGCATCAAGCCGTCCGAAATGGGCGATCGCGGCCGCGACCGCCGCGTCGCACGCCTCCGGATCGGCGAGATCCGCGACCCGCACCTGATGCTCGCCCTGCGCAAGCAGGCTCCGGGTTTCCGCCAATCCTTCGGCATCGAGGTCGACCAGCCACAACCGGGCGCCGGCCTGCGCCAGCTTGAACGCCGTCGCACGGCCCAGTCCCGATGCAGCGCCGGTCACCAGCGCAACTTTCCCGGCCATGTCGATCGCGATGCTCATCGCCCTTCCTCCTTCTGGTTCCAGGCCAGGCCTTTCGCGACCTTGGCGGCCATTTCCAGCACCACGCCCTGGATCACCGAAGCCTTGGGCCAACCGGCATGGACCGCATAATGCAGGACGAACTCATGCAGTTCGGCGGCGGTGCAGTTGCCGCTTGCCATGGCGGCATGGAAATGGCTGGCGATCGGCACGGTCGCGGCGGAATCCGCCACGCCGACAAGCGTCAGGAATCGGCGTGACCGCTGGTCGAGGCCCGGCCGACACCACATCTCGCCAAACACGAAGTTCAGGATGCCGTCCTGCAGATAGGGCAGGCCATTGCCGACGCGTGGGCCGTCGAACGTCATGACGGCGTGAAACGCGGCAAAGCCCTCCTCCATCCGCCGCTGCGCATCCCAGGGTTCGGAACGGATCGGCGCCGAGGCAACCGGCTCCAGCCCCTGTTCCGCATCGATCCGATCAATGGCGGCGTCAATTGCGCCCCCCCTATCCCAGCCGGAATAGACCGCGACATGCAGAGCAGCCTCGCGCAATTCGGCCTGGGTCAGCGCGCCGGTCGCCAGCGCGCCGCGCACATAGCCGTCCAGCCGATCTGCAGGCGCATTGGCACCGGCGGCCGACGCCAGCGCGATCAGAAAGCGCGCGCGTCGATCGAGCCCCGGTCGCGACCAGATTTCGGCGTAGATGAAGTCGCGCCAGCTTTCCGCCAGCGGCGATCCTGGCTCTGGCGCGTCCCGGCCCGTCAGTTCGGCCTGAAGGGCACGGCCCAGCGCATGGCGTGCCGCAGGATCGAGCAGGGTCATTGCCCGCCCTCCGGCGGCGCCATGCTCATCCAGACATTTTTGGGCTGCAGAAATTCATGCAGGCCCTCAATGCCACCCAGCCGGCCATGACCGCTCTTCTTGAAGCCGCCGAACGGGCAATTTGGCTGCATCGCCTCGCCCGCACCATTGACATGGATCATGCCGGCCTGAAGCTCGCGCGCCATATGATGAGCACGGCGCAGATTCTGCGTGTGGACATAGGCGCCCAGACCATAGTCGGTGCCATTGGCCAG
The sequence above is drawn from the Sphingobium sp. AP49 genome and encodes:
- a CDS encoding NAD(P)-dependent oxidoreductase — encoded protein: MSGLERVGFIGLGSQGGPMARRIAAAGYPLTLWARRPEALEPFLAFGATAVPDVATLGATCDHVGICVVDDAGVSAIIDQLLPAMRPGSRVVIHSTILPDSCTRLAERCAERGIAFLDAPVSGGGPGAAAGTLTVMCGGLVETYEAARPVLESFGGLIVRMGDVGAGQRAKIVNNALMAANMGLAHAAMQAAAALDLDGAALRALIAASSGRSFGFEVYARLPTPHAFAHGAPLLRKDVGLLMSSLPDDAGAQALSQAATPFLSAACGD
- a CDS encoding carboxymuconolactone decarboxylase family protein translates to MTLLDPAARHALGRALQAELTGRDAPEPGSPLAESWRDFIYAEIWSRPGLDRRARFLIALASAAGANAPADRLDGYVRGALATGALTQAELREAALHVAVYSGWDRGGAIDAAIDRIDAEQGLEPVASAPIRSEPWDAQRRMEEGFAAFHAVMTFDGPRVGNGLPYLQDGILNFVFGEMWCRPGLDQRSRRFLTLVGVADSAATVPIASHFHAAMASGNCTAAELHEFVLHYAVHAGWPKASVIQGVVLEMAAKVAKGLAWNQKEEGR
- a CDS encoding SDR family oxidoreductase; protein product: MSIAIDMAGKVALVTGAASGLGRATAFKLAQAGARLWLVDLDAEGLAETRSLLAQGEHQVRVADLADPEACDAAVAAAIAHFGRLDALCNVAGLIYLANTPEMPRPLWDRTLAVNLTAPFLLSQAAIPHLLKTNGAIVNVVSSAAFIGEAYAAAYCASKAGLLNLTKAMAMEYQKQPIRINAVAPGGMITNIATNFRPPEGCDFELLKRFSGMRGTVEVDDVADMVALLASPAGRGYHGNCISIDAGITAG